From one Humulus lupulus chromosome 8, drHumLupu1.1, whole genome shotgun sequence genomic stretch:
- the LOC133796822 gene encoding probable sugar phosphate/phosphate translocator At3g14410, whose protein sequence is MADRLRTYAYLLLYIGLSSGQIFFNKWVLSSKEINFPYPLGLTLLHMVFSSVLCFIVTKVFKIIKIEEGMTPEVYATSVVPIGAMFAMTLWLGNTAYLYISVAFAQMLKAIMPVAVFILGVAAGLEVMSCRMLLIMSVISFGVLVASIGEININWVGVVYQMGGVVGEALRLIFMEIFVKRKGLKLNPVSVMYYVSPCSALCLFIPWIFLEKPKMDASGTWNFPPLVLALNSLCTFALNLSVFLVITHTSALTIRVAGVIKDWIVVLLSALLFADTKLTLINLFGYAIAIAGVAAYNNHKLKKEATGHTTETAERTTDDTENAAESVPLTTYVGPNK, encoded by the exons ATGGCGGATCGCCTGCGGACCTATGCCTATCTTCTCCTCTACATCGGCCTCTCCAGTGGCCAAATCTTCTTCAACAAG TGGGTTTTATCTTCTAAGGAAATAAACTTTCCTTATCCTCTTGGGTTGACTCTTCTTCACATGGTTTTCTCCTCAGTCTTATGTTTTATAGTCACCAAAGTTTTTAAG ATTATAAAGATTGAAGAAGGAATGACTCCAGAAGT ATATGCAACATCAGTTGTGCCAATTGGTGCAATGTTTGCAATGACTCTTTGGCTTGGGAACACTGCGTACCTTTATATTTCTGTTGCTTTTGCACAAATGCTGAAGGCAATCA TGCCGGTAGCTGTATTTATTCTTGGAGTAGCAGCAGGACTGGAGGTGATGAGCTGCAGAATGCTATTGATCATGTCAGTGATAAGTTTTGGTGTTCTAGTGGCTTCAATTGGTGAAATAAATATCAACTGGGTAGGAGTAGTTTACCAGATGGGAGGAGTTGTTGGAGAAGCTTTAAGGCTTATTTTCATGGAGATTTTTGTTAAAAGGAAGGGGCTTAAACTAAACCCCGTATCTGTCATGTACTATGTCAGTCCTTGCAG TGCTCTTTGCCTATTCATTCCATGGATTTTTCTTGAGAAACCAAAGATGGATGCTAGCGGCACATGGAATTTTCCACCCTTGGTGCTAGCACTCAACTCTCTGTGTACTTTTGCCCTCAACTTATCAGTTTTCCTCGTGATTACACATACAAGTGCTTTGACCATTAGAGTGGCTGGAGTTATCAAGGATTGGATCGTTGTCTTATTGTCTGCCCTTTTATTTGCTGATACGAAGCTGACATTAATAAATCTCTTCGGTTATGCCATTG CCATAGCAGGCGTAGCTGCATATAACAACCACAAGCTAAAAAAAGAAGCTACTGGACACACCACTGAAACTGCTGAACGCACCACTGATGATACAGAAAATGCTGCTGAGTCTGTACCACTGACCACATACGTGGGTCCCAACAAGTAG